GTGAGAAACATGCGGCAAGGAGCGCCATCCTGTTTACGGATCTGACGAGGAGGGTCGCCATCATGACTTACCGGCATATCGTTGTCGCCACGGATCTCAGCGAAGACGCCGAGTTCCTGCTGGGCAAGGGCGCCAGTCTGGCCGCCGCGCTCAAGGCCAAACTTTCCCTGATCTATATCGACATTCATCGCGCCGGTTATTACGTCGATTTGGGCGTGGGAGATTACAACTACACCGATCGCACCTTTTCGGAGCGGGTGAAGAATATGCTCAATGCGATCAAAGGACAGTCATCCTATCCGGTCGAAGAGGTGATCGTCAGCCGCGGCGCGTTGACGGAGGAACTGAACCGGGTGGCGAAGGAGAAAGGGTTCGATCTGGTGATTTTCGGTCATCACCACGATGTCTGGAGCCGGCTGGTTTCTTCGGCGCGCCAGGCGATCAACGACCTGAACGTCGATCTGTTGGTGATCCCCATCGAGAAAAAATAGTCGCGGCCGCCTGCGTACGGCTGCCTTTTTCATTCACATCCCTTATCTCTGGGCGGCCATAACCGCACACCTGCAATAGTCCCGCCTACTGACAATCCGCCAGGCAAATAGTGACTCGCCGTAATTTTATTTTTTCCATCAATATGTTGGCCAAAATCCGATAAAGGTTAATCCAGCGCATTGAAATCACTGACATACCTCCTTTTGGTTAATAAACCGCACGTTTTGACTGGCTCTCAGGTGAGGGGCGTCTTATCCTCGGAGTAATGAGATTTGTATGACTTATATAAATACGTTCACATGGAGGAGGTCTCATGCGTTTTGACAATAAAGTCGTGGTTATCACCGGTGCGGGTAATGGCATGGGGGAAGCGGCTGCGCGGCGTTTCTCCGCCGAGGGCGCCATCGTGGTGCTGGCTGACTGGGCTAAAGAAGCGGTAGATAAGGTTGCCGCTTCGCTGCCGAAGGGGCGAGCGATGGCGGTACACATCGACGTGTCCGATCACGTCGCGGTTGAAAAAATGATGAACGAGGTGGCGGAAAAACTGGGCCGCATCGACGTCTTGCTGAACAACGCCGGCGTGCACGTGGCGGGCAGCGTGCTGGAAACCAGCATCGATGACTGGCGTCGCATCGCCGGGGTCGACATCGACGGCGTGGTGTTCTGTTCCAAATTCGCCTTGCCGCACCTGCTGAAGACCAAGGGTTGCATCGTCAATACTGCATCGGTGTCCGGCCTGGGCGGCGACTGGGGCGCGGCCTATTACTGCGCGGCGAAAGGCGCGGTGGTCAATCTGACGCGCGCCATGGCGCTGGATCACGGCGGTGACGGCGTGCGCATCAACTCGGTCTGCCCGAGCCTGGTGAAAACCAACATGACCAACGGTTGGCCACAGGAGATCCGCGACAAGTTCAATGAGCGCATCGCGCTGGGGCGCGCGGCGGAGCCGGAAGAAGTGGCTGCGGTGATGGCGTTCCTGGCCAGCGACGACGCCAGCTTTATCAATGGCGCCAACATCCCGGTCGATGGCGGGGCGACCGCCTCGGACGGCCAACCGAAGATCGTTTAAGCGTTAACGCACAGGCCCGGTCAGGATGACCGGGCCTGCTGTTTTAGACGCCGATGCGGTCGCGCAGCGTGTAGTAGGCCGCGCCGATGGCGGTGAACGGGATCTGCAGATTGCGCCCGCCGAAGAACGGCAGGTGCGGCAGCTTGGCGAAGGCGTCGAAGCGTTCGGCGTCGCCGCGCATCAGTTCGGCGATCAGCTTGCCCGCCAGATGGGTGCAGGTCACGCCGTGGCCGCTGTAGCCCTGCATGTAGTACACGTTATTCTCCAGCCGGCCGAACTGCGGCATGCGCGACAGCGTCAGCAGGAAGTTACCGGTCCAGCGATAGTCGATACGCACGCCTTTCAGCTGCGGGAAGGTCTTCAGCAATTTTGGCCGAATCAGGTTATCGATGTCGTCCGGATCGCGCGCGCCGTACACCACGCCGCCGCCGTACAGCAGGCGATGATCGGCGGTGATGCGGTAGTAATCCAGCAGGTAGTTACAGTCTTCCACGCAGTAGTTCTGCGGGATCAGCGCCTGCGCGATCTCCGGCGCCAGCGGCTCGGTGGTCACCACCTGAGTGCCGCATGGCATACTGCGCTTGGCCAGCCGCGGTTCCAGCTTATCGCCCAGATAGGCGTTGCCGGCGACGATGACGAAACGCGCTTTCACCTGGCCGTTGGCGGTGCTGATGAGTGCCGGTTCGCCGTGGCGGATGTTCGTCACCGCCGATTGCTCGAAGATGCGTCCACCCTGCAGACGAATTGCCTCGGCCTCGCCCAGCGCCAGGTTGAGCGGATGGATGTGGCCGCCGCTGTGATCGAGTAGCGCGCCGACGTAGCGATCGCTGGCGACCTCCTGACGTACCCGATCCGCATCCAGCAGCTCGAGCCGGGTATTGCCGTAACGCTCCCAGTTGCGCTTTTGCTCGATCAGCGCATGGAACTGCTTGTTGTTCAGTGCGGCGAAGATGCCGCCGGGGCGGTAATCGCAGTCGATGGCGTAGCGGCTGATGCGGCTGCGGATAATCTCCGCGCCTTCGAACATCATGCTGCCGAGCAGGCGGGCGCTTTCCGCGCCGTAGCGTTCTTCAATCACATCGATGTCGCGGCTGTAAGAGTTGACCAACTGGCCGCCGTTGCGGCCGCTGGCGCCGAAGCCGATACGCGCCGCTTCCAGCACGACCACGTTATAGCCGGCTTCCACCAGAAACAGCGCGGAGGAGAGGCCGGTATAGCCGCCGCCGATCACGCAGACGTCGCACTCGATCGATTCATTCAGTTGCGGATAGGGCTGATGTGCGTTGGCCGTGGCCGCATAGTAGCTTTTTACGTGTTCAGTCATGAGATAAGCCCTTATTCCAGCGAGATCCAGGTAGTTTTCAATTCGGTGAATTTGTCCAGCGCATGCAGCGACTTGTCGCGGCCGTTGCCGCTCTGCTTATAGCCGCCGAACGGTACGGTCATGTCGCCGTCGTTGTAATTGTTGACGAACACCGTGCCGGCTTTCAGTTGGCGCGCCATGCGGTGCGCTCGGGCCAGATCGCGGGTCCAGACCGCGGCGCCGAGGCCGTAGTCGCTGTCGTTGGCCAGCTGGAGCGCCTGTTGCTCGTCGTCGAAGGTGGTTACCGCCAGCACTGGGCCGAAGATTTCATCGCGCGCCACGCTCATGGCGTTGTTCACCTGGGTGAGGATAGTCGGCCCCAGGTAGCCGGCGTGGTCACCCTGCGGATGGTCGCGCCCGTCGAGGAACAGCTCGGCGCCTTGGCTCAGCCCACGATCGATATAGCCGGCCACTTTCTCGCAGTGGCCGCTGTCGATCAGCGTGCCCATCACCGTGTCGGGATCGAGCGGGTCGCCGGGAGCGAAGGCCGCCGCGTGTTTGCGCAGCGCCAGCAGGAACGCTTGCTCAATGCTCGCCTCGACCAGCAGGCGAGTGCCGGCGATGCACACTTGCCCCTGATTATAGAAGATGCCGGCGGCGGCGCTGCGGGCGGCCTGATCCAGATCCGGGCAGTCGGCGAAGACGATGTTGGCGCTCTTGCCGCCGGCCTCCAGCCAGACGCGTTTCATGTTCGACTCACCGGCGTAGATCATCAGCTGCTTCGCCACCAACGTGGAGCCGGTAAAGGTGAGGGCGTCGACGTCGCGGTGCAGCGCCAGCGCCTTGCCGGCGTCGTGGCCATAGCCGGGCACCACGTTCAGCACGCCGTCCGGCAGCCCGGCCTGCTGCGCCAGTTTGCCGAGCAGGATGGCACTCAGCGGCGATTTTTCGGAGGGTTTGAGTACCACGCTGTTGCCGGCGGCCAGCGCCGGACCGAGCTTCCAGCAGGCCAGCAGCAGCGGGAAGTTCCAGGGTACGATGGCGCCGACCACGCCGATCGGCTCGCGCTCGATCAGCGCCAGCGCATCGCGGCCGGTGGGGGCGATTTCGCCGTAGACCTTATCGATCGCTTCGGCGTACCAGCGGATGCAGCGGATGGCGCCCGGCACGTCGTCGCGCAGGCTGTGGCGAATCGGTTTGCCGGTGTCCAGCGTTTCCAGCAGCGCCAGTTCTTCGTGATGTTGATCCATCAGCTCGGCGAAGCGCAGCAGCGTGGCTTTGCGCTGCGCCGGGGCAGCTTGCGCCCAGTCGCCGCGCTCAAAGGCGCCGCGCGCCGCGCT
The sequence above is drawn from the Serratia sp. FDAARGOS_506 genome and encodes:
- a CDS encoding SDR family NAD(P)-dependent oxidoreductase, producing MRFDNKVVVITGAGNGMGEAAARRFSAEGAIVVLADWAKEAVDKVAASLPKGRAMAVHIDVSDHVAVEKMMNEVAEKLGRIDVLLNNAGVHVAGSVLETSIDDWRRIAGVDIDGVVFCSKFALPHLLKTKGCIVNTASVSGLGGDWGAAYYCAAKGAVVNLTRAMALDHGGDGVRINSVCPSLVKTNMTNGWPQEIRDKFNERIALGRAAEPEEVAAVMAFLASDDASFINGANIPVDGGATASDGQPKIV
- a CDS encoding universal stress protein, which encodes MTYRHIVVATDLSEDAEFLLGKGASLAAALKAKLSLIYIDIHRAGYYVDLGVGDYNYTDRTFSERVKNMLNAIKGQSSYPVEEVIVSRGALTEELNRVAKEKGFDLVIFGHHHDVWSRLVSSARQAINDLNVDLLVIPIEKK
- a CDS encoding FAD-binding oxidoreductase; translated protein: MTEHVKSYYAATANAHQPYPQLNESIECDVCVIGGGYTGLSSALFLVEAGYNVVVLEAARIGFGASGRNGGQLVNSYSRDIDVIEERYGAESARLLGSMMFEGAEIIRSRISRYAIDCDYRPGGIFAALNNKQFHALIEQKRNWERYGNTRLELLDADRVRQEVASDRYVGALLDHSGGHIHPLNLALGEAEAIRLQGGRIFEQSAVTNIRHGEPALISTANGQVKARFVIVAGNAYLGDKLEPRLAKRSMPCGTQVVTTEPLAPEIAQALIPQNYCVEDCNYLLDYYRITADHRLLYGGGVVYGARDPDDIDNLIRPKLLKTFPQLKGVRIDYRWTGNFLLTLSRMPQFGRLENNVYYMQGYSGHGVTCTHLAGKLIAELMRGDAERFDAFAKLPHLPFFGGRNLQIPFTAIGAAYYTLRDRIGV
- the puuC gene encoding aldehyde dehydrogenase PuuC, giving the protein MNFHHLQYWQQRAQALKIEHQLFIDGRYQPAAAGKSFAVEDPAGRRELAQVARGEAADIDRAVSAARGAFERGDWAQAAPAQRKATLLRFAELMDQHHEELALLETLDTGKPIRHSLRDDVPGAIRCIRWYAEAIDKVYGEIAPTGRDALALIEREPIGVVGAIVPWNFPLLLACWKLGPALAAGNSVVLKPSEKSPLSAILLGKLAQQAGLPDGVLNVVPGYGHDAGKALALHRDVDALTFTGSTLVAKQLMIYAGESNMKRVWLEAGGKSANIVFADCPDLDQAARSAAAGIFYNQGQVCIAGTRLLVEASIEQAFLLALRKHAAAFAPGDPLDPDTVMGTLIDSGHCEKVAGYIDRGLSQGAELFLDGRDHPQGDHAGYLGPTILTQVNNAMSVARDEIFGPVLAVTTFDDEQQALQLANDSDYGLGAAVWTRDLARAHRMARQLKAGTVFVNNYNDGDMTVPFGGYKQSGNGRDKSLHALDKFTELKTTWISLE